In Erigeron canadensis isolate Cc75 chromosome 6, C_canadensis_v1, whole genome shotgun sequence, the following are encoded in one genomic region:
- the LOC122603538 gene encoding fasciclin-like arabinogalactan protein 15 has product MGSIKNYDALLLFKKFIVIIFITFIISSEEALSRNTQNTQINSNSVLVALLDSHYTELSELVEKALLLQTLEQAVSNHNITIFAPNNEALERQMDPEFKRFLLQPGNLKSLQNLLLFHIIPFRVGSNDFPGHVSDKSVTTHFKTLCVDGSDNHLPLTREKSGEKVVGGLAKLTRPDDITRPDGLIHGIERLLVPRSVQEEFNKRRSLVSISAVLPEGAPVVDPRTHRLKKPAAPVPAGSPPVLPVYDAMAPGPSLAPAPAPGPGGPRHHFDGESQVKDFIQTLLHYGGYNELADILVNLTSLATEMGKLVSEGYVLTVLAPNDEAMAKLTTEQLSDPGAPEQIMYYHLIPEYQTEESMYNSVRRFGKVQYDTLRLPHKVLAQEADGSVKFGSGDGSAYLFDPDIYTDGRISVQGIDGVLLPENEEKTEKKDTATAVKVVAKQRRGKLLEVACSIAGTFGHFTSCN; this is encoded by the exons ATGGGTTCTATTAAGAACTATGatgcattattattattcaaaaaatttatagtcATAATCTTTATTACATTCATTATTTCAAGTGAAGAAGCATTATCAAGAAACACCCAAAACACACAAATAAACTCAAACTCAGTACTTGTTGCACTTTTGGATTCACACTATACTGAACTATCTGAGCTTGTTGAAAAAGCACTTCTTTTACAGACATTAGAACAAGCTGTTTCTAATCACAATATCACCATTTTTGCACCAAATAATGAAGCTTTAGAGAGACAAATGGATCCTGAGTTCAAAAGATTCTTACTTCAACCCGGTAACCTCAAATCTTTACAAAATCTTTTGCTTTTTCACATCATTCCTTTTCGGGTCGGTTCTAATGACTTCCCGGGTCATGTTTCTGATAAATCTGTCACCACCCATTTCAAAACCCTTTGTGTTGATGGTTCCGACAACCATTTGCCGTTGACCCGCGAAAAATCCGGCGAAAAAGTTGTCGGCGGGCTAGCTAAACTGACCCGACCCGATGATATAACCCGACCCGACGGGTTGATTCATGGGATTGAAAGATTACTAGTACCCAGATCCGTTCAAGAAGAATTCAACAAGAGAAGAAGCTTAGTATCCATATCTGCAGTTTTACCCGAAGGAGCTCCGGTTGTGGATCCGAGAACTCACCGTTTGAAAAAACCGGCTGCACCAGTACCAGCCGGTTCACCACCGGTTCTACCGGTTTACGATGCAATGGCACCGGGTCCGTCACTAGCTCCAGCACCAGCGCCTGGACCTGGAGGTCCACGTCATCACTTTGACGGTGAAAGTCAAGTAAAAGATTTTATACAAACATTACTACATTATGGTGGATACAATGAGCTAGCTGATATATTAGTCAACTTAACGTCGTTAGCAACGGAAATGGGAAAGTTAGTTTCTGAAGGTTATGTTTTAACGGTGCTAGCCCCAAATGATGAAGCAATGGCAAAACTAACGACGGAACAGTTAAGTGACCCGGGTGCGCCCGAACAAATAATGTATTATCATTTAATACCTGAATATCAGACGGAAGAAAGTATGTATAATTCTGTTAGAAGATTCGGTAAAGTACAATATGATACATTGAGGTTACCTCATAAGGTTTTGGCACAAGAGGCTGATGGGTCAGTCAAGTTCGGGTCGGGTGACGGGTCGGCTTATTTGTTTGACCCGGATATTTATACTGATGGACGAATATCGGTTCAAGGCATTGATGGAGTGTTGTTACCGGAAAATGAAGAGAAGACGGAAAAAAAGGACACGGCGACGGCCGTTAAGGTTGTTGCTAAGCAAAGAAGAG GGAAATTATTGGAAGTAGCATGTTCAATTGCTGGAACATTTGGACATTTTACAAGTTGTAattga